Genomic window (Oncorhynchus mykiss isolate Arlee chromosome 21, USDA_OmykA_1.1, whole genome shotgun sequence):
CTTACTCAGCGGAGTAGCCCTAGAAAAGCAATCAATAGATTGGCATGCTTCCCTATCCCACAAGATGGTCATGTCTGTTCTACACAACATATTTCTATCAGAACATACGGCTGACCCACTGAATAAGCCCAAGGTTTTTTTTCCAGAGGACTGCAAAGTCAGCAATGTTGCAGATGAAAATGttaaacacagaacagaaaaaaCTCTGACATGAATCACAGCTCTGTGTCACACATTTCTACCTGCATTGCTCTGCAGTCAGCCCCATTGAATAAACTCCTGGTGACAGATTGCACACCCTGGTGTAAACACAGGCAAAGCTACATTGCCTTGCGGGCTGCAGCATTCAGTATTCTATTTTAGGTCCCTATACCTTTAAACCACAGACTCATTTCGATTCATGGCAGAGATATGTAGAAACTAGCAGGACTAGCTAGCCATGTGAAATCCCAGGGCATGTATTCAGCACTGAACTATTGAGAACATTGCAGGCAGAATGTATAGCGCTGACATCATTCCTTATTGGACAGAACAGAATCATATTGTAGCATAACATTCCTCCTGAACAGGCCCCTTAGCCTGAGAATACATACCCGTGTGCAGGTCACACAGGGGTCAAGCAGTGTTGTTATAACCCCACCACTGGCCAGACTGACAACTGATAAGGGGGAAACTGTTCAAGAGACTGCTCACATTCCAAAACTGTGGACCAGCAAGACCTCTCATCCACCATGATGGATGCCATTTTTCTCAAATAAATAACATTCCAGCCTCCTAGGACACAGGTTGGCATTTACTGGGATGACTCATGTACTGGAGGCAGCTCGGCAGGTttgtcactagctggcacagccataaaatctgattttaaacctaacctaaaccacactgctaaccttatccctaaccctaaacttaaatgAAGTCCAACAAGCACATTTTGATGCTCCATAGAGAATTTTGGACTTTGCCACTGGCCTTTCTGGTGGAAATTGCTCAGCTCTGCCTTAGGACAAGATTCATCGCAATAAATGGCAACTTATTCATAGGACAGGTTCAGTCAAGGATACAATTTGTAACGCAACATACGTTAGTCAGCATTCTAGACAAAAGGCCCAGTTAGTCTCAACTTAACCCCTAGGACTTACCTCTCGACCCCCTAAAGATCTGTATAGGTATACAGTCAATGGAAAGTATACTGATATGTACATTATAGGGGGAGTAACCTGTTCCTCTGTGGGTTCCACCATATTGCTTATATTAATCAagaactctgggggggggggggggtccagaaGTACCTGTTGTAAGGGCTAGGTGGGGTCGACCATGGGTGTACAGAAAGATCAGCAAACTCTGTTTTTAGATTCTCAAAAATGTGCAATTTATTGTTAGGGAATGATTGGTGACAAGCTGAAAGTTTGCCATTTACTCTGTAGATCTATAGCATATAGAAAAGCACTAATTCACAGCTCTCCTTCCAGTGTCTGAGGGAGGGCTTCACTCATGTTGACTTTCTGCAGAAGCATCTCTCCTCCCACTACGGGCATCTCAGGCTCAACTATCTGACTCAACTGCTGTGTCACAACTCCTAGGTCCTCCTCCACAGTGCTAAGGTTAGCGAATGTCTGCCGTAGCTCTGCGATGTCCTCCTCCCTCTTGGTCAGATCCTCGGCCAGACGGCCGATCCTCAGGGTCAGCTCATCCACCTGCGGAGCCAGCGCCCCGAAGTCCCGCTTGATGGCTGCCACCTTGGGCTTGAGGTCGCCGGCGAAGGTCACCGTGCGGACCAATCGGGCGCGGCCGCTTTCCAGCTCCCTCAGGCGCTCCGAGATCTGCCGGTCGTTGGCGAACAGTTCAGGTAGGCGGCGTTTGAGCTGCTCCAGGTCTTGGGCGTTGCGCTCCGTGGCACCCTTGAGGCCCTGGATGCGGTCGATGCTGCCGGCCAGCAGGTCGCCGATACGTTTGACCATGCTGCGTTCGGCCTGGGCGGCCCGCTCCTCCAGCTCCTGTACCTTCTCCAGGAGAGACTCCACCTCCGACTGGAGCCCATCCATCCGACGCACGTCTGTCCGCACCGACGCCACctaggagatggaggaagaggagaggaggaagatgattCATGGGCAAAGCTTTACATTAACTGTCTTTCTATTCTAATGCCACAGTTCTGTTCAAAAAGTTGCCTCTGGTTTTGAGAGACTTCAACCTTTACGTATTTGGAATATAAAGTTCTTGGTATTATTACATGTAACTACTTTAAAACATACTATTTCCAGCTTATTACAATACAGTGATTGTTTCAGGAATCTTATCTGCAGTTCCTGTGTAATTGCCTGAGTTATTACATCCTGGTTACCAAAGTAGTTAAGGGCATCTAGATGGcttaaatcatttttttaaagaaagcacAGTAAAGCATAGGCTGCTGCCAAACCTTAGTGTTGACATCCTTAGTGATGGCAGAGGTCCGTCCCTCGATTTGTCCCACAGCCTCGGTCAGTGCTGCCACGCTGTCCTGGAGCAGGCCGCGTTTCTCCGTTAGGCCGGACGCCCAGTCCTTCAGCCGGCTTACATCCCGCTCCAGGGCCTCCAAGTGGGGCAGGAGACCACCAGGCTGCCTCTCTAGATGCTCCAACAAGCTCTGGACACCCTCACACTACGCCAGGAAACACgtggacagacagaacagggcggCCATTTTAGAAAATAGCTTTACATAGGAAAAGACTGAGCAGCTAGATCATGCAGTCATAGACCGGTAGATAGGATGCATTGAAAAACATGCAGGCAGACAGTCCATAAGTTACACAGAAAGCTGATGTTTGGTACAAATAAATAGAGCACATAAATGGGTAACACTAAGATATTTGAGACGGGTTTTAATTTACTAGAGATGCAAGATAGGAGCGAGAAGACATTTGTTTACAATAGATTTAACCAAATT
Coding sequences:
- the LOC110499908 gene encoding inhibitor of nuclear factor kappa-B kinase-interacting protein, with translation MPSTEVKQRKKTTAQKLNDEPVETSKYSSEDEAKSTEGNSLAERKSSSPSSLDVKTITCLLSLIVCIVLTWFVLQQNARFFDVEEKYKLLSGKIASLLEMEEEVIKVSKKCEGVQSLLEHLERQPGGLLPHLEALERDVSRLKDWASGLTEKRGLLQDSVAALTEAVGQIEGRTSAITKDVNTKVASVRTDVRRMDGLQSEVESLLEKVQELEERAAQAERSMVKRIGDLLAGSIDRIQGLKGATERNAQDLEQLKRRLPELFANDRQISERLRELESGRARLVRTVTFAGDLKPKVAAIKRDFGALAPQVDELTLRIGRLAEDLTKREEDIAELRQTFANLSTVEEDLGVVTQQLSQIVEPEMPVVGGEMLLQKVNMSEALPQTLEGEL